The Natronincola ferrireducens nucleotide sequence CATTAGTTGGAATTGCAGGTGCCTATTGTATTAGTCTATTGTTTAGAGAACGAACAACAACAAAAGAATAGTCATAAAATTTTAAAAGGAAATATTTGAAGTTGGCAAACCCACAAGCAAAAACTTGTGGGTTTGTCAATAATCTGAAGATAATACTTTTTTAGTACTGTCTTTTTTTTAAAAAACATGAAAATATTATATATTGTCCACCTACTAAAAGAGTTTAAGAGCATTGAACATTAGAATATTTTTTGTTAATATATAGAAAAATGGAGGTGGATTTATGAGCCAATTAGATTTTATTTATAAAAGACATAGTGTAAGAAAATTTAAGGATGTTATCATACCCCAAGAAGATATTTTAGAAATTATTAAAGCTGCTACATATGCTCCTTCTGGTAAGAACATGCAAAATTGGCATTTTGTTGTAGTAAAAAATTCAACCAAAATCCAAGAGGTGGCAAAAATTATTTATGATAAAACCCATGAAATTGCCAGCTATACAGATGATGAGGATTCAAAAAAGAATCTTCTAAAATTTATACATTATCATACCTTTTTTAAGGATGCTCCTGTGTTAATCTTAATATTTGCTGGTCCTTACGTCAGTGCAGCCTACGATATTTTAAAGGCTGTAGGCAAAGAAGTTGAAGCTAATGGGATTGCCATGGCTAACTCAGGAATCCAAAATATAGGTGCAGCTATGGAAAATTTATTACTGGCAGCAGCTAACAAGGGCTATGGTACTTGCTGGATGACAGGACCAAACTATGCTGCTAAAGAAATCCAAACTGCAGTGAATTTTAAAAAAGAAGGTTATTATCTAGCAGCTATGACACCTCTAGGAGTTCCAGAGGAAAGTGAGCTTACTAGTCCCCCAAGAAAACCTTTAGATGAAGTGTTAACGATAATAGAATAAGCGTAGCCTTTGGCTACGCTTTATTGCATTTCCCACAATATCCATATATCTCTAGTTTGTGATCTGTAGGTATAAAGTCGGATATCTGATTTATGGATTTATTTATTTCTTCCATGGGACAATATGTAGTGGTTTCAGTGCAACCACACTTTAAACAAATTAAATGATGATGATGATCATCTAGGTTTAGTTCATAACTATTTACACCATTATCTAAGTTAACACGTTTTATCAAGTCAGTATTCAACAGTACCTCTAAATTTCTATAAACAGTTGAAAAATTTAAAGAATGGTTATTTTTGCTGACAAGCTCATAAACCTCCGCAGCTGTTAATAGATGTTTTTGTGAGTTTAAAAACACATTTAAAATTGCTTTTCTCTGGGTGGTTATCTTGTAACCCTTTTTCTTAAGTAATATTTCTAATGCTTCCCTCAATAAAATCCTCTCCTAGAATTACTGGGGTATATAATTGGCGGGAGTACGTGGGAATCGAACCCACCCAAGAGGCTACTAACCCCTCGAACTGGTTTTGAAGACCAGAGGGCACACCAGCACCCATCTACTCCCATTATAAAAATAAGTGTTAATTATGTTATGACTAGTGTATTATAGCACATTATTTTTAATATGACAAGGATACTATTAACAAAATTTCCCACATGGGAATTTTTAACACTGTCCTTTTATTAATACAATGTCCTTCTATCCTCTAATCGTTTTGTGACCCTATTGTTATCAAAATATTCAAGTAATGCAACAGCATATTTTCTACTGGTATTTAATAAATCCCTAAACTCTGCTAAGGATATACTTCCATGCTTCTCAATATATTGAATTAATAGATCTTTTGATTTTTGATAAGCTTTCTCATGTAACACAATATCACTGCTGATTTTCATCAATTCCTTCGCCATCATAGACTCTAACACCTGTTCTATTTCCTGTTTTTTAAATTCCATAGACTTTATTACATCCTCTAACCTAGGGGTAGCGAAGGGTTCTTTCAAATAATTTTCTTCTAGTATAGATTTAATTTGAATCTGTGCTTTATTAAAGGAAATTTCAAAATCATATAAAGCAATATACTTTCCTAAAACCTTGATGATTTCATCCTTCTCAAGTAACGCTAATAAAGCATCTCCAGATTTACCAGCATTGTTAGGTATTAATTTTCCTTTGAACTCTTCTTTCATCATTCCTTGCCTCAAGGGGTTACTTTTATGATATTCCTTTAATAACCCTAAGGCTTTTTCTTTTATTTCTGTATAATAGCTTTGATGTAATACATTTGTATTATTTAGGAGCAACACTCTATTCACTGCTACTAGATGGGTAACTAGCTTTTTCACTTCATCGATTTGTTGAACCGTTGTCTTTGCAAGATAAGCAGCATCTGGAAACTGATTGCTATATCTTTCTATATGTTTCTCTAAAATATCCTCAGGGGTTCCTTTTTCTTTAATAGCTAACTCTTGTATAACTCTTTTATCAAACCTTTTATGTTTTTGAGGGTTATTGTCAATAACAATGGCACCGCCAATTGTTTCTATAGGGGAATAAAATCTCACTACAATATGATCTCCTTTTTTTACAGCAATAGATTCCTCCAGTCTAAGCTGCACAAAATCACTTTCTCCAGGGGAAAGTTCTTGCTTTTCCAGCAGCATAATTCTTCCAAAGATTTCTGTTGAACCATGATATAATCTAACCCTGTCTCTATTTTGTATGACTCTTGAAACATCCTTTAATGTCTTTATTCTTACGTCTATCATCATGGTGGTTTCCATAGAATTGACTTGAGCTAGAACGTATCCCCTCTCAATATCTTCTTTTTTTATATTGGCTAGATTAATGGCCACCCTCTGACCAGCATAAGCAGTCTCTACAGAGTTGCCATGGACTTGTATGTTTCTAATCCTAACTTTAATTTTTTGAGGTAATATTTCTAAAGTATCTTCAACAGTTATTTTGCCTTCTACCAAAGTTCCTGTAACAACTGTACCAAAACCTGTAATGGTAAATACCCTATCGATAGGCATTCTTACAGGTGCATTTATATTTCTACTTTCTGTTTCATCGGTTAACTGATCAATGATAGTTATCAGTTCTTTAATACCTGTCCCCCCAACAGAATCCACCACCATCATTTTTGCATTTTCTAAAAAAGTGGATTTTACCTTTTGTCTTATATCTTCTTTAATTAATTGTAACCACTCTTCATCTACTAAACTTTCCTTAGTAATAACGATAATACCTTTTTTGATATTTAACAGAGATAAGATGTCTAAATGTTCTTTTGTTTGAGGCATGACCCCTTCATCAGCAGCAACTACTAGTAGAACAATGTCCATACCCCCTACACCAGCTAGCATATGTTTAATAAATTTCTCGTGTCCAGGCACATCTATAATTCCTGCTCTTCTGCCACTGGGTAAATCAAAGTGAGTGAATCCTAATTCAATAGAAATACCCCTTTTCTTTTCTTCTTTTAATCTATCGGTACTGCGACCTGTTAAAGCCTTTATCAGTGTTGTCTTTCCGTGGTCGATATGTCCTGCTGTCCCTATAACTATATTTTTCAATTAAGACCACCCCTTTATTTCGTAGTAATATCTCTAAGTCCTTCGTTAATAATATGATAGTCTGCTTCTTTAAGGGTCCGTAAATCTAGCACTATCTGATCATCTTGAATTCTTGTGATAATGGGTATAGTATAAGTTCTTAGCTTTTCTTCAAGCTTTGATACACTCATACTATTAGGCTTTACAGTAATTACCTTGGTAGGAAGCTTTGCTAATGGTAAAGAGCCACCCCCTACCTGTGAAAAATCATCCTTAATTTCTAATTGGAAATTCGAATTATTTGTCAATAGAATATCGTAAAGCTTTTGGGCTTCATCCTGTAGAAAGTCCAGTGATTTTGTTAGCATTTTTAAGGTTGGTATGCTACTAATCATTTTTTCTTCATCCAATAAATACAGTTTTAATGTAGCTTCTAACGCTACCATTGTTAACTTGTCTATTCTAAATGCTCTTGTTAATGGATTTTTTTTCATTTCATCAATCCATTTTTTCTTTCCCACGATAATACCTGCTTGCGGTCCACCCAAGAGCTTATCTCCACTGAAGGTAACAATATCTACCCCTGAGGCTACACTTTCTTGAACAGTTGGTTCATAGGTTAATCCATATTTTTGTAAATCTACTAAAACACCACTTCCCAGATCTTCAATAACAGGTATGCCACTTTTATTGCCTAATGCTACTAAGTCCTTTAAGGCTACCTCTTTTGTGAAACCTAAAATTTTGTAATTGCTTGTATGAACCTTTAATAAAGCCGATGTATCTTCCCCTATTGCTTTTTCATAATCCCATAGATGAGTTTTATTGGTGGTTCCAACATCTACAAGCTTTGCTCCACTTTGTTCCATAACATCAGGAACTCTAAAGGCCCCCCCTATTTCAACTAGTTCTCCTCTTGAAACTACCACCTCTCTGTCTTTGGCCATCGTACTTAACACCAGCATAACTGCTGCAGCATTGTTATTAACCACCAATGCTTCTTCAGCACCAGTTATATGTTTTATGATATCTACAACATGGCTATAACGACTACCTCTTTTGCCAGTTGCTATATCTAACTCTAGGTTTGAATAGCTAGATGCTACTGTCCATACTTGATCTTTTATTTCATCACTTAAAAGGGATCTTCCTAAATTTGTATGTAAAACAACACCAGTTCCATTGATTACTTGTCTTAAATTCATTGCCATAAATTTTTTGCTTTCTATAACAATATTTTTAATTAATTTGTTGATATCTATATAAATCTTAGCTAGGTCATCATCCTTCATATTTAAGATTTCCGTTCTATAACTTTGTAAAGAGCTTCTAGTATTGTTTACTACAACTGTTCTTGGAATCTCCTCAATAAGTTTTTGTATATCTTCATGATTCAATAATTGATCTACCGAGGGTAAGCTACTCAATATGGATTTCTTTTTCATCTTTTATCTCTCCTCAAAAGCCAATATTTTCTAAAGTATAACATATTCTTTATTATAATATACTCCCCCTAAAAACTCCAATTTTGTTAATGGGTGCACAATATTCTAAATTGTCTTAATATTTGTTCCATTGTTTAAATAAATATGTTACAATTTAATTGAATTTAATTGTTAATATAATGATAGTAGTTGTTCTATTTTTTAAGCAGTATTAAATATAATATTAAATATAATAGGATTATCATTAATTTGTTTTTATTACATAGATTATCTTTTATATTTTAATATATTAAAAATAAATTGGAGGTGATGATTAAAAGTTTAAGTTTGATACATTAAATCCTTAATAAATTATTAAGAAAAGGGGGTTTTTTATGTTAGGTTTCGTAAACACTATTGAAAGCATTAACAGCACTATTAATGGTCTTGTATGGGGTCCTTATATGTTGGTCCTTCTTGTAGGTACTGGAATTTATTTCTCTTTTAAAACAAATTTCCTTCAAATTCGTAAATTCGGCTTTACAATGAAAGAAACTTTAATGAAAATCTTTGAAAAACCTGAAGCATCTGAAACAGAAGGAGATATTACTCCTTTTCAGGCTTTAGCAACTGCGCTGGCAGCTACTATTGGTACTGGTAATATTGCAGGGGTTGCTACAGCTATTGCCCTTGGTGGACCTGGTGCCATCTTCTGGATGTGGATTTCTGCCTTCTTTGGTATGATGACGAAATTTGCAGAGGTTGTACTGGCTATCAAATACCGCGAAAAAAATGCAGAGGACAGCTGGGTTGGTGGACCTATGTACTACATTGAAAAAGGTCTTGGTCTTAAATGGTTAGCTGTAATTTTCTCAATATTCGGTGCTTTAGCTGCCTTTGGTATTGGAAACATGGTTCAGTCTAACTCCGTTGCTGCAGCTTTAGAAGGATATGGTATTGCTCCAATGGTTACAGGGATTGTTTTAGCCCTGGCGGCAGGATTAGTTATCCTTGGTGGATTAAAGAGAATTGCTTCTGTTACTGAAAGAATTGTACCATTTATGGCAGTATTTTATATTATTGGTGCAGTTATCATCTTAATTACTCACATATCAAATGTTCCAGCTGCTTTTGGTCTTATCTTTAAACATGCCTTTACACCCGCTTCTGCTGTTGGTGGATTTGCTGGTGCTGTGGTAATGGATGCTATGCGTAGAGGGGTTGCCCGGGGAGTATTCTCCAACGAAGCTGGTTTGGGTAGTGCTCCGATCGCCCATGCTGCTGCAAGAACCGATCATCCTGTAAGACAAGGTCTTTGGGGTATTTTTGAGGTGTTTGCTGATACAATCGTAATCTGTACCTTAACAGCATTAACTATTTTATCTACTGGCGTATGGGACAGTGGTATAACCGGTGCAGCGTTAACAACTGAGGCCTTTAATAAAGGTTTACCTGGTCCTGGTGGTGTTATCGTTGCTATAGGTATATTATTCTTCGCCTTCTCTACAATTCTAAGCTGGGCTTACTATGGCGAGAAGTGTGCTGAGCATATCTTCGGTTCAGGTGTCAACAAATTTTACAGAATTATATGGTTACCATTAATCTTAGTTGGTGCAGTAGGTAGCTTAGACCTTATTTGGGATATAGCCGATACATTAAATGGTTTAATGGCAATCCCTAACTTAATTGGTCTATTGGGATTAAGTGGAGTAGTTTTCTCGTTAACTAAAGAATTTTTTACAGAAAAATTAGGTAAATAAGCCAACAAAATATTTTCAAATAAAACAGGGAGTTTATTAGACTCCCTGTTTTTAATCCTTTTATTTTAAATAAATTGTATGTTGATCCTTCTTTACAATTTTCCCTACTATTGAAAATTGATTTTTCCCTATTTCTTTTAAATTAGCTAAGGCCTTATCAGCATCGTCAGGATGGATGGCAAGCAATAGTCCCCCTGATGTTTGGGGATCATAAAGAATATCCTCTACTGCTTCTTTTATATTATTTATAGCTTTTATTTCTTTTTCAATGTGTCTTTTATTGGAATACATCCCCCCTGGAATAACACCCATTTCAGCAAACTCTAATGCTCCCTCCAACAATGGAATTTCTTGACTAAATATTTCTAAAGATACATTGCTTCCTTTTGCCATTTCATAGGCATGACCTAAAAAACCAAATCCAGTAATGTCGGTACAGGCAGAAATTCTTAAGTCCTTTACTGCTTCCATTGCATATTTATTTAGGGTAATCATGGTTATAACCGCTGCTTCATATTCCTTAGAATTAGCTAAATCAGCTTTAATAGCTGTGTTTAATATGCCAGTACCTAAGGGCTTGGTTAAAATCAAATAATCTCCTTCCCTTCCAGTACTATTGGCTAAAACCTTGTCAGGGTGTATGATACCTGTAACTGAAAGTCCATATTTAGGTTCATCATCTTCAACTGTATGTCCCCCCACCAGTAGAGCACCCGCCTCCAGTATTTTATCTGCTCCTCCCTTTAATATTTCCTTTAAGACATCAGGAGATAGACAATTAGGAAAGCATACGATGTTCATGGCTGTAAGGGGTTCCCCCCCCATAGCATAGACATCACTTAAAGAGTTAGCTGCTGCAATCTGTCCATAGACGTAGGGATCATCCACTACAGGTGTAAAAAAATCTAGTGTTTGTACAAGAGCCATTTCTTCATTTATTTTATAAACAGCCGCATCGTCTGAAGTATCTAATGTAATTAATAATTTATCACTCTTCATTTTCGGTAAGTGACACAGTACCTGTGTCAGGACATCAGGTCCTATTTTAGCCGCTCATCCAGCACTAGTAGTTAATTTGGTTAATCGTTTTGAGGTTGACAAAGCTTATCCTCCCTTCATAATATCTCGAAAGTTTACATAATTATTTTACTGTAATCTTTTCTTTTATATCATTAAATTTTTTTTCTCCTATACCACTAACATTTTGTATTTCTTCAATTGTTGTAAATATTCCTTTTTCATTTCTATAGGCGATAATCCTTTCAGCCAATGTAGTTCCAATACCCGTTAAGCTTTCTAGTTCTGTTTTATCTGCATTATTGATATTAATTAATCCTCCGATGTTGCTAGGGAGATTGTTGGGTTTGACAGAGGAATTCTCATATTCTTCCTCCTCCCCAGGTATGTAAATAAATTCTTCGTCTTGTATTTTTTTAGCTAAGTTTATTTGTTTTCTATTGGCAGTATCTTTTAAACCACCTGCTGCTTCGACAGCATTATAAACCCTTGATTCTTCATCTAGTTGATAAATTCCTGGGTTTACCACTTCTCCTTCAACATGCACCATAATTATTTTTTTGGAAATTCTAGTATCTATTACTTTCTCCTGTAAAGATAAATTATCTTCATAGTTTGTCTCACTTAAAATGTATATTTCCTTCTTATCTTTTATATAATTTTTATAAGAAACTCCTACTAAAATAATAGCAATAAATACAATAACAATATTTTTTTGTCTACTGCTAAAGTTAATCATCAACCCTTCTCTCCCCCTTTATACCATATTACATTGGTTTTCACAATAGATTTCTATTATAGTATTTATTCTTGAAGGAAATTTAAATTTTAAAAATATTCATCATATTGTAATTTAAAGATTATTTCTATAAAATAACTAGATTTTCCTTTATTTTTCCTTTATATTGTATAAATTAATTCTTAAAATTTTTTTCTATATCTGTTATACTATATTAGAGTATATATTATATTTGTATAAATAAAGGCTGGTGCTTAAAATGTTAAAGAGATTGGGTATTCTATATGTTACATTATTTTTATTTGTTTTTATAGGAAGTACTTCTAATGTATACGGTGCTCCCAATATTACTGCTCCCAATGGGGTATTAATGGATTATGCCACTGGGAAGGTATTGTTTGACCATAATGCTCATGAGGTTACCTATCCAGCCAGCACCACAAAAGTAATGACAGCTATTTTAGTCTTAGAAAATTTGGATTTAGATGAAGTGATAACAATCGAGGATGACTTATATGTAGATGGTTCCAGTATGTATCTCTTAAAAGGAGAATCCTTTACTGTCTATGAACTGTTACAGGCATTGATGATTCGCTCTGCTAATGATGTAGCAGAGGTGTTTGCAGTTCGTATCTCGGGATCTGTAGAAGAATTCGCTAAGCTTATGAACGAAAGGGCTAAGGAGTTGGGAGCGTTAAATACTCATTTTACCAATCCCCATGGTCTTCCTGATAAAAATCATGTGACTACTGCCTATGATTTAGCCCTTATTGGAAGACATGCCATGTCTATTGATATTTTTAGAGATATTGCTTCTACTGTGAGATTAAATTTTGAACCTACAGAGTTTACACCAGAAACCCGTTATTACAGAAATACAAATCGTTTTCTATGGGGTACTGGTGGTGGTAATCAGATTTTATATAATGGCAGATATACAAACATTAAATATGACATTATTGATGGTGTGAAAACTGGATATACTGGTGATGCACAAAGCTGTCTAATCACTTCTGCTAATAAAGACGATCATCGTCTTATTGCGGTGGTTTTGGGTGCTCAAGGACTTAATGTATATGGTGATTCAAGGGTATTGATAGATTTTGGTTATGATAACTTTCAATTAGTTTCCTTAATAGAAGAAAATCAATTGAAGTTAGAGTCTCCTATTAAGAATGGAACAGAGGATACAATAGCACTTTATACAGAATCCCCATTGAATGTTGTTCTACCTAGTAGCTTCGATCCTTCTAAAATAACTGAAGAAGTAATTGTAGATGAAAGTTTAAAGGCTCCTATTTTATCCGGGGACATTTTAGGAAAGGTTATCTATTCTATTGAAGGTAAATTGCTGGGAGAGGTAAATTTAATTGCCCAGGACACCATAGATACAAAGCCTTTTTTTAAAAAAATCATTCTACCTCGTAATCTTATTGTTATATTAATTGTATTGTTTCTATTATGGCAGGGATTTGTTATATATGTA carries:
- a CDS encoding nitroreductase family protein produces the protein MSQLDFIYKRHSVRKFKDVIIPQEDILEIIKAATYAPSGKNMQNWHFVVVKNSTKIQEVAKIIYDKTHEIASYTDDEDSKKNLLKFIHYHTFFKDAPVLILIFAGPYVSAAYDILKAVGKEVEANGIAMANSGIQNIGAAMENLLLAAANKGYGTCWMTGPNYAAKEIQTAVNFKKEGYYLAAMTPLGVPEESELTSPPRKPLDEVLTIIE
- a CDS encoding Fur family transcriptional regulator; this translates as MREALEILLKKKGYKITTQRKAILNVFLNSQKHLLTAAEVYELVSKNNHSLNFSTVYRNLEVLLNTDLIKRVNLDNGVNSYELNLDDHHHHLICLKCGCTETTTYCPMEEINKSINQISDFIPTDHKLEIYGYCGKCNKA
- the selB gene encoding selenocysteine-specific translation elongation factor gives rise to the protein MKNIVIGTAGHIDHGKTTLIKALTGRSTDRLKEEKKRGISIELGFTHFDLPSGRRAGIIDVPGHEKFIKHMLAGVGGMDIVLLVVAADEGVMPQTKEHLDILSLLNIKKGIIVITKESLVDEEWLQLIKEDIRQKVKSTFLENAKMMVVDSVGGTGIKELITIIDQLTDETESRNINAPVRMPIDRVFTITGFGTVVTGTLVEGKITVEDTLEILPQKIKVRIRNIQVHGNSVETAYAGQRVAINLANIKKEDIERGYVLAQVNSMETTMMIDVRIKTLKDVSRVIQNRDRVRLYHGSTEIFGRIMLLEKQELSPGESDFVQLRLEESIAVKKGDHIVVRFYSPIETIGGAIVIDNNPQKHKRFDKRVIQELAIKEKGTPEDILEKHIERYSNQFPDAAYLAKTTVQQIDEVKKLVTHLVAVNRVLLLNNTNVLHQSYYTEIKEKALGLLKEYHKSNPLRQGMMKEEFKGKLIPNNAGKSGDALLALLEKDEIIKVLGKYIALYDFEISFNKAQIQIKSILEENYLKEPFATPRLEDVIKSMEFKKQEIEQVLESMMAKELMKISSDIVLHEKAYQKSKDLLIQYIEKHGSISLAEFRDLLNTSRKYAVALLEYFDNNRVTKRLEDRRTLY
- the selA gene encoding L-seryl-tRNA(Sec) selenium transferase, which encodes MKKKSILSSLPSVDQLLNHEDIQKLIEEIPRTVVVNNTRSSLQSYRTEILNMKDDDLAKIYIDINKLIKNIVIESKKFMAMNLRQVINGTGVVLHTNLGRSLLSDEIKDQVWTVASSYSNLELDIATGKRGSRYSHVVDIIKHITGAEEALVVNNNAAAVMLVLSTMAKDREVVVSRGELVEIGGAFRVPDVMEQSGAKLVDVGTTNKTHLWDYEKAIGEDTSALLKVHTSNYKILGFTKEVALKDLVALGNKSGIPVIEDLGSGVLVDLQKYGLTYEPTVQESVASGVDIVTFSGDKLLGGPQAGIIVGKKKWIDEMKKNPLTRAFRIDKLTMVALEATLKLYLLDEEKMISSIPTLKMLTKSLDFLQDEAQKLYDILLTNNSNFQLEIKDDFSQVGGGSLPLAKLPTKVITVKPNSMSVSKLEEKLRTYTIPIITRIQDDQIVLDLRTLKEADYHIINEGLRDITTK
- a CDS encoding alanine/glycine:cation symporter family protein: MLGFVNTIESINSTINGLVWGPYMLVLLVGTGIYFSFKTNFLQIRKFGFTMKETLMKIFEKPEASETEGDITPFQALATALAATIGTGNIAGVATAIALGGPGAIFWMWISAFFGMMTKFAEVVLAIKYREKNAEDSWVGGPMYYIEKGLGLKWLAVIFSIFGALAAFGIGNMVQSNSVAAALEGYGIAPMVTGIVLALAAGLVILGGLKRIASVTERIVPFMAVFYIIGAVIILITHISNVPAAFGLIFKHAFTPASAVGGFAGAVVMDAMRRGVARGVFSNEAGLGSAPIAHAAARTDHPVRQGLWGIFEVFADTIVICTLTALTILSTGVWDSGITGAALTTEAFNKGLPGPGGVIVAIGILFFAFSTILSWAYYGEKCAEHIFGSGVNKFYRIIWLPLILVGAVGSLDLIWDIADTLNGLMAIPNLIGLLGLSGVVFSLTKEFFTEKLGK
- the selD gene encoding selenide, water dikinase SelD, coding for MSTSKRLTKLTTSAGUAAKIGPDVLTQVLCHLPKMKSDKLLITLDTSDDAAVYKINEEMALVQTLDFFTPVVDDPYVYGQIAAANSLSDVYAMGGEPLTAMNIVCFPNCLSPDVLKEILKGGADKILEAGALLVGGHTVEDDEPKYGLSVTGIIHPDKVLANSTGREGDYLILTKPLGTGILNTAIKADLANSKEYEAAVITMITLNKYAMEAVKDLRISACTDITGFGFLGHAYEMAKGSNVSLEIFSQEIPLLEGALEFAEMGVIPGGMYSNKRHIEKEIKAINNIKEAVEDILYDPQTSGGLLLAIHPDDADKALANLKEIGKNQFSIVGKIVKKDQHTIYLK
- a CDS encoding helix-hairpin-helix domain-containing protein, which gives rise to MINFSSRQKNIVIVFIAIILVGVSYKNYIKDKKEIYILSETNYEDNLSLQEKVIDTRISKKIIMVHVEGEVVNPGIYQLDEESRVYNAVEAAGGLKDTANRKQINLAKKIQDEEFIYIPGEEEEYENSSVKPNNLPSNIGGLININNADKTELESLTGIGTTLAERIIAYRNEKGIFTTIEEIQNVSGIGEKKFNDIKEKITVK
- a CDS encoding D-alanyl-D-alanine carboxypeptidase family protein, which produces MLKRLGILYVTLFLFVFIGSTSNVYGAPNITAPNGVLMDYATGKVLFDHNAHEVTYPASTTKVMTAILVLENLDLDEVITIEDDLYVDGSSMYLLKGESFTVYELLQALMIRSANDVAEVFAVRISGSVEEFAKLMNERAKELGALNTHFTNPHGLPDKNHVTTAYDLALIGRHAMSIDIFRDIASTVRLNFEPTEFTPETRYYRNTNRFLWGTGGGNQILYNGRYTNIKYDIIDGVKTGYTGDAQSCLITSANKDDHRLIAVVLGAQGLNVYGDSRVLIDFGYDNFQLVSLIEENQLKLESPIKNGTEDTIALYTESPLNVVLPSSFDPSKITEEVIVDESLKAPILSGDILGKVIYSIEGKLLGEVNLIAQDTIDTKPFFKKIILPRNLIVILIVLFLLWQGFVIYVRLKKRRKRVYFGGGYATTYKIGKSLLKKK